From the Sulfuriferula nivalis genome, the window GCACGATATGCCACGTGAGCAAACACCAGTCTTAGGGCAACCACGAGGCCCCAAAACGGAATTACGCATGTCCGTAACCCAAACTTCTGCAGTTTTACTATCGGCAGGCTATAAGTTGGATAGGCTGGTTGAGCTGCCACCCTATCATTATGCAGCTATTTTTACAGCTAATACGCTCTAGGTTTTGTCCCGATAATCTCAAGTTTATGCGTTGGGGCTTTTTAATGGCCTATTATTTTTCGCATGAAACCAAACAGCAACCCTATACCTGGTAGCTGCTCATATAGCTCATGTGCAGCATCCCAGCAATCACGATGGTAAGTCACTTTGCCTGCATCATTAAAATGCAGCAGGGTTAATCCATGTATGGATTTCAGGGGTTTGCCTGGGGTTTTGAGTCGGAAGTTAAAATTCCATGTCAGGCTTACGCCATTGTCGCTGATATAGCGCTCCAAAATCTGGAAACTGGGCTCATCAACTTGTTGATACATTTTCCTGAATATGCCCTGTATGTCGCTGAGTTGATTAACTTCGTTAAATGGGTCACGAAAATAGGCATCATCTGCATAATAATTGCCCATGTCTTCAACATCAACCAATGTCAGATTTTCATAATAATGTATGAGTGCATCTAAGTTCATAATCCTGTTCCTTTATGGATAAGCCAAAAATAGACGCGGTAGGGCAGGTATCGTAGCAGTTTCATGATGCGGGTAAATTTTTTAGGGAAATGAATCTCAAAATCCCCGTGTTCCATTCCTGTGATAATTGCGGAGGCAGCTGCATCAGCAGTGATCAGGGCAGGCATGGCAAATGCATTTTTATCGGTGAGCGGTGTTTTTACAAAGCCTGGGTTAATCAGGTAAACGCTATAACCTTTAGGTACTAAATCCAGATACAGGGTTTCTGTAAAGTTAATCAACGCAGCTTTGGTCGCACCATAGATAAGCCCTGTGGGTAAACCACGATACCCTGCAACACTAGCTACGACTGCAATACCACCACCGATTTTGAGTATGGGTAACGCAGTCGCAACTGTATTTACTGTGCCAGTGAAATTGGTATTAATAAGCGCTGTGGCCGCAGCCATATCAATACTATCGGCGTGCATGGGCGTGTGATTGCCTGCATTGGCAATGATGAGGTCAAGCTGACCGTATATTCGGCGTATCTCTGCTGCAGCATGATTTAAGCTGTCCACGTTGGTTGTGTCGCAGGCAATGACATACGCATGTGGCATAGTATCGAGGTGGCGAGAACTGACAATCACACGCGCCCCCAAGCTTATAAACTGCTGTGCTAATGCAGCCCCTATACCTGAGGATGCACCAGTAATCCACACTACCTTATCATCCCAATTACGAATTTTAGCGTTTAAGCTCATGCGCTACGCTTTTTAAAATAAAGGGTGATATCGCCTAAGTGAAAACCAAATTTGCTCATTTTAGAGCGATTCATGAGCGAGCTTTCGTCGATTTGATACATCCAGTCGTCGATATTTACATTATAAACTTTGCCATCAACGGGCAATTGCAATACATAACGCCATTGCAAGGCATTACCGTAAGCAGTGCCTTGTGCTGCATCGACTACATCTGCAGCCGTACCTTGGTAATGATGAGCGTCAAATTTAGTAATGGTCCAGATGCGCTGGCTGGTGGTATTGTCAGACCAGGTAAAATGCTCATCTAATGTGCCGATGTTATTATCCCAATGTGCGTTGATAACAACATGAAAGCGCTTGACGACTTTGCCGGATCTGTCCTGAAACATGCCATACCCATCTATCGTGCCCATAAAGTACTGACTAACGTCTAATACGGGCTTTTCATCCTGATAGCTTTGTATAGGTGCGCTGGAACAACTTGATAACAACATAGCCAAACTCCCTGTTAACCATAGTTTTAGCGTATTCATTTATTGATCCGCGTGGATGAGTTTAATTTGATAAACATTGGTCGAGCCTGCGGTGAATCCAGCTTCGCAATAGGCCAGATAAAAATCCCATAGTCGATAAAAACGCTGATCAAAACCGAGCTTCTGCGCTTGCTCCCAAGTCTGGTGGAATTGCACACGCCAGCGCTTAAGGGTTTCTGCATAGTCCTGCCCAAATGGATAGGCATCGATGACTTTTAATCCTGATTTCATCGCCAGTTTTTTGAATAAGCTGATGGATGGCAACATGCCGCCGGGAAACACATACTGCTGAATAAAATCAGTGCTACGACGATAACTGCTAAACAGCGCGTCATCTATCGTAATGGTTTGTATTACCGCGCTGCCATCAGGGCGCAACAAGCGCTTAACCGTTTTGAAGTAACTAGTCCAATAGCGCTCGCCAACGGCTTCAAACATTTCTATGGAAACAATATGATCATATTGGCCTTGTATATCACGATAGTCGGTAAGGCTTAAATTCGGCCGCACCGTTTCGTGATAATGAGCAGTGCGATTTAGAGCAAAGCCTAATTGACTGGGCGACAGCGTCACGCCGTGAACGACACAGTTGTTGTTTGCAGCCATTTCAGCAAATCCACCCCAACCACAACCGATTTCCAATATCGATTGGCTCGCCTTGCATTCGAGTTGATCAAATATGCGTTGATATTTCGCCTGTTGGGCATCAATCAAGCTACGTTGTGAGTCATTCTCAAACAATGCAGCAGAATAGGTCATGCTTGGATCTAGCCATAATTGATAGAAATCGTTACCTAAATCATAGTGAGCAAGTATGTTTTTACGGCTGCCGGACTTGGTATTAGTGCGCAATTTATGTTTGATTTGGTAAGCCAGCAGGCTTAACAGGCTACCGCGCATGACTTTGGCCAGACTGTCGCGATTATGAATGGCGATAGCTATCAGTGCAGGAATATCATGGCTAAACCAACGACCAGCAATATAGGTTTCACCTAGGCCAATATCACTACTGGCCAGAATTTCATTGCATACATCCCAGTCATAGATATGTAAATTGGCATGTAATGAATGATGTGGGTCACCAAAACTCATATGCCAGCCTTCGGGTGCGTGCAAAGTCAAATATCCTGTTTGTATCCCCGTTAATAATTTGACGAAGATACGTCCTGCACGTGGCAATTTATCAATTTTGGGTGGTATTAAACTTATACTGGGGCTGCTCATCGACTTATTTCCTCATTCGGTGGTTGGGGCTTAGGGTGAAATTTCGCGCCTTTACGCCATAAATGCCAGGCCTGAAGATGAATACGGATGATGACTGCCAGCGTCATCCATGCCTGACTAAAAAACAATTTAATCAATCTGTTGGAGGTTAAATCGCACTTAACTCCTGAGAGAGTGGTGCTGAGCATTTTTTCCTCATTGAGGTGATGATTGATTTGGAATACGCAGTTTTCATCCTTCCATCGAAATCTGAACTGGTATTCACCTGCCACTGCAAAAAATGGGGATACATGAAACTGCTTGTGGCATTGCAGCCACTCATGTTCAACGATGGGGCGTTGGTCGAGATGACTGAGTAGATAACTATGATGCTCGTTAAAGGTGTTATTTACTTCACATAAAATGGCTCTCACATCACCATCCTGGTCATGACAAAACCAGAAGCTGACAGGATTAAAAACGTACCCGAGTATGCGAGGATAAGTGTGTAAAACAATGTCACCATTCGCCGTTGTGATGCCGTTATCAGCGAGTAACTGGCGTATCCAGATAGCTAAACTGCTGCCATCATGTTTACCGTGATCACGGTTATGGAAGCTGAACAGGTTCCACCTGTCTATCGATAACCAGCGATTGCTCAAATTGGCAATATCATCGATAGAAAACCGTAGAAAATAAGTAGGATAAGTAAATTGATGCGCTACCGGATAATGTCGGTAGTGCATGATGTGCCCTATGACAACCTCGGGCTTCATGAACTAACTACCCATGGAATGCTTGCACCTAAACTTTGCGCAACTGCCATGCCTGATTTCAGGCCGTCTTCATGAAAGCCAAACCCTGTCCATGCGCCACAAAACCAAGTATGGTTCTTGCCTTGAATTTGAGATAGTTGAGTTTGTGCCGTAATGGCTGCCTGATCAAATACAGGGTGGGCATAATCAAAACTACGAATAATTTTATCAGCCGCAATTTCAACATCGGGATTGAGCGTCACCATGACCGGTGTTTGAAAAGGCAGAGGCTGGAGCTGGTTAATCAGGTAAGTGACGCTGACTGGGGATTGTCCAGGTGCCGCATTTTTAGTGTGAAAATTCCACGCTGACCACATAGATCTTGCAGGCAAAATGCTGCTGTCGGTATGCAGTATGGCTTTATTTGGCTGATATTTGATGGCACTTAGTATGCGTGATTCATCTGCGCTGAAATCACTGAGCATGGCCAGACTCTGATCACTGTGTGTCGCTAATACAACTTCATCAAAATCTCGTGTTCCAGCGCTGCTGGTGACTTGCACACCAGTAGCAGTGCGAGTGATGCTGCTGACCGCTTGTGATAAACAAATACGCGGAAGACAATCGGCTATGCGTTGCACATAGTTGCGTGATCCACCATTGATAGTTAACCATTGAGGTCGATTAGTGATTTGCAGTAAACCATGCTGATCAAAGAAATGAATAAAAGAACGAGCAGGAAAGTCCAGCATTTGTTGAGTAGGGCATGACCATATCGCTGCTGCCATGGGCAGCAAATACCAATCCCTGAACGCCGTGCTGTAGTTGTTGTGAACTAGAAACTCTTCTAACGTATTCTGGTTAAGCTTGTCTTCTAGCAAGCGCCGTGCTTCACGGTTAAAGCGTAATATATCTTTGATCATTAACCAGAAACGGGGACGCACTAAATTTCGTTTATCAGCAAACAAAGTTGCGATAGATGTACCTGCCCAAGCCAGTTCATCATCAGCAATTTGCACGCTAAATGACATATCACTGGCTGTGAGTGGTATTTCCAGCATGGCAAACAAATTCAACAAATTCGGATAGGTGCGGTCATTACAAACCAGAAAACCGGTGTCAACGGCTGCGGTTTTTCCTTCCAGTGTCACTTCCACGCTGTGACTATGCCCACCCAATCGGTCATCAGCTTCATACAGGGTGACGTGATGGTGTTTGGCAAGCAGCCAGGCTGCCGACAAACCCGCAATGCCCGAGCCTATAACGGCGATAGATTTCATGGCTTTTGTGCGAGCATTTGTTGTATCTGTTTAACTAACACCGGATCGGCTGGATCTACCGTGTTTTCAAACGATAAAATTGTTTTGCCATCGCGGCTGATTAAGTATTTATGAAAATTCCATTGTGGCGCATGACCTGTAGCAGCAATGAGCTGTTTAAAGAGTGGATTAGCACTGCTTGCAGTCACCTCGGTTTTTTCAAACATAGGAAATTCCACACCGTATGTCAGCCGACAAAACTTTGCTATTTCTTTATTACTTCCAGGCTCCTGAGATCCAAAATCATTTGAAGGAAAACCTAGTATGACTAATCCATTAGCTTTTTCTTTGTGGTATAAGGCTTCCAGTCCTGCATACTGGTGTGTATTACCACAATAACTTGCAGTATTAACTACCATCACGACTTTCCCTGCATAGCTACATAAATCGGCAGGTTGTTCCAGTAATGTATTCACCCGATGATCCAGTATTGCTGGACAAGTTGGTGCTGCTGCACTTGGTAAGCTATAGATTATTGACATTATAGCCATAGCAATTAATATATTATTCATAATTTGTCTTGGTCAAGTTGTTAAATATGTGTTAAAAATAAGGCAATTTATGAATACTGTCAATATTTGTCTAGGACAAATAATATAATATGCAAAAAAATATCAATATTGCGGCAATTGAACGGGATACTGGACTAGGAAAAGACACTTTGCGTGTCTGGGAGCGTCGTTACGGTTTTCCAGCCCCTGAGCGTGATGAAAACGGGGAGCGGGTTTATGCGCCAAGTGATTTAGATAAAATTCGTCTGGTCCAGCGTTTGATGCACCAGGGTCATCGCCCAGGCAAAATTATGCATTTAGACATTGCGACACTGGGCGCTATGTTAAATTTAGACACGGCAAGCAATGCGACCAACAGTACCGAAATCGAAATTGTACGTTTACTGAAAACACATCAAATTTCCGAGATACATCAATATCTGCGTAATTTATTGATAGAACAAGGATTGGCACGTTTTGTCACTGACAGTCTTAGCATAATGAATACACAGGTGGGCGATGCCTGGATGCAAGGACAGTTAGCGATTTTTGAAGAGCATGCCTATTCAGAACAAGTTCAGGCCATACTACGAGCAACAATTAACCAGCTCTCAAGTGCATTAATGCCTCCGAAAATATTGCTGACAACTTTACCTGGTGAACAGCATATTTTAGGTTTATTAATGGCGGAAGCGATGCTCACACTGGCGGGAGCGACCTGTATAAACCTAGGGGCGCAAATACCCGTTTATGAAATCAATGCGGCAATGCGTGCGCATCAAGCGGATGTGTTATGCCTGTCGTTCAACACCGCATTCCCTAAAAATCAGTGTTTGCAAAGTTTGGCAGAGTTGCATCAACTGCTTCCAGCTAAAGCAACTATTTGGGTGGGAGGACAGGGCGTGCCTAAAGCTAAATTAAGTACGGGTGTGCAGCATATACCAACATTGAGTGGGCTTGAGCCGGCAGTACACAACTGGCGTGCTCGCTAACTTTAACTTATAAGAGACCTTTGCACGATGTAGCGAGCGCAGTTCAGATGAGGCGGAAATCAGCGAAAAAGCGGAGTGTACAAGTAGTACATGAGCATTTTGAGCTGATTTCCAACGAAATATGAACAAGTGCAGTAATCGTGCAAAGGCCTCTATAAATCGCACAAAACCCGTATGTGCGCCGTAGCGCTTCGACCTAAGGCGTGCAGAGCATAGCCGCCTTCCAACACTGAAACGATGCGCTTTTGTGCGTGTTTGGTGGCCACTGCTTTTATCTGTTGCGTGACCCAGGTGTAATCAGCCTCGACCAGACCCATGTTAGCCATATCATCTTCCCGATGTGCATCAAACCCTGCTGAAATAAAGATCATTTGTGGCTTAAACATGTCCAGTTTAGGTAGCCAATGTGTCGTCACCGCATCTCGAAATGCCTGAGCGTCACTGCGAGCAGGGAGTGGCACATTGATAATGTGCTCATTACTGCTATCAGCACCGCTATAAGGATAGAACGGATGCTGGAAAGTCGAACATAGCATCACGCGATTATCATCCTTGAAAATGTCTTCAGTACCATTGCCATGGTGTACATCAAAATCGACGATAGCAACGCGCTCGAGCCCATACTGCGCTAGCGCATGGGCGGCAGCGACCGCGATATTGTTAAAAATACAGAATCCCATGGATGCGTTGTGTGTCGCATGATGGCCAGGTGGGCGAATATTGCAAAATGCATTTTCAACTTGTCCTGTCATTACCAGATCCGTTGCTAATACGGCTGCACCAGCAGCGCGTAAGGCCGCTTCAAGCGTATAAGGATTCATTGCAGTATCTGGATCGAGGTGTATCAACCCCTGTTTAGGTGCTGCGGCTTCTATGCTACGTATGTAGTTTTCTGCGTGGACACGTGCTAACTGCTCATGCG encodes:
- a CDS encoding histone deacetylase family protein — its product is MQTAYISHPSCHKHDMGNDHPESPARLSAIEDQLIASGIFSFLQQHDAPRVTHEQLARVHAENYIRSIEAAAPKQGLIHLDPDTAMNPYTLEAALRAAGAAVLATDLVMTGQVENAFCNIRPPGHHATHNASMGFCIFNNIAVAAAHALAQYGLERVAIVDFDVHHGNGTEDIFKDDNRVMLCSTFQHPFYPYSGADSSNEHIINVPLPARSDAQAFRDAVTTHWLPKLDMFKPQMIFISAGFDAHREDDMANMGLVEADYTWVTQQIKAVATKHAQKRIVSVLEGGYALHALGRSATAHIRVLCDL
- a CDS encoding SDR family NAD(P)-dependent oxidoreductase, which produces MSLNAKIRNWDDKVVWITGASSGIGAALAQQFISLGARVIVSSRHLDTMPHAYVIACDTTNVDSLNHAAAEIRRIYGQLDLIIANAGNHTPMHADSIDMAAATALINTNFTGTVNTVATALPILKIGGGIAVVASVAGYRGLPTGLIYGATKAALINFTETLYLDLVPKGYSVYLINPGFVKTPLTDKNAFAMPALITADAAASAIITGMEHGDFEIHFPKKFTRIMKLLRYLPYRVYFWLIHKGTGL
- a CDS encoding nuclear transport factor 2 family protein: MNLDALIHYYENLTLVDVEDMGNYYADDAYFRDPFNEVNQLSDIQGIFRKMYQQVDEPSFQILERYISDNGVSLTWNFNFRLKTPGKPLKSIHGLTLLHFNDAGKVTYHRDCWDAAHELYEQLPGIGLLFGFMRKIIGH
- a CDS encoding SAM-dependent methyltransferase: MSSPSISLIPPKIDKLPRAGRIFVKLLTGIQTGYLTLHAPEGWHMSFGDPHHSLHANLHIYDWDVCNEILASSDIGLGETYIAGRWFSHDIPALIAIAIHNRDSLAKVMRGSLLSLLAYQIKHKLRTNTKSGSRKNILAHYDLGNDFYQLWLDPSMTYSAALFENDSQRSLIDAQQAKYQRIFDQLECKASQSILEIGCGWGGFAEMAANNNCVVHGVTLSPSQLGFALNRTAHYHETVRPNLSLTDYRDIQGQYDHIVSIEMFEAVGERYWTSYFKTVKRLLRPDGSAVIQTITIDDALFSSYRRSTDFIQQYVFPGGMLPSISLFKKLAMKSGLKVIDAYPFGQDYAETLKRWRVQFHQTWEQAQKLGFDQRFYRLWDFYLAYCEAGFTAGSTNVYQIKLIHADQ
- a CDS encoding DUF1365 domain-containing protein, giving the protein MKPEVVIGHIMHYRHYPVAHQFTYPTYFLRFSIDDIANLSNRWLSIDRWNLFSFHNRDHGKHDGSSLAIWIRQLLADNGITTANGDIVLHTYPRILGYVFNPVSFWFCHDQDGDVRAILCEVNNTFNEHHSYLLSHLDQRPIVEHEWLQCHKQFHVSPFFAVAGEYQFRFRWKDENCVFQINHHLNEEKMLSTTLSGVKCDLTSNRLIKLFFSQAWMTLAVIIRIHLQAWHLWRKGAKFHPKPQPPNEEISR
- a CDS encoding glutathione peroxidase encodes the protein MNNILIAMAIMSIIYSLPSAAAPTCPAILDHRVNTLLEQPADLCSYAGKVVMVVNTASYCGNTHQYAGLEALYHKEKANGLVILGFPSNDFGSQEPGSNKEIAKFCRLTYGVEFPMFEKTEVTASSANPLFKQLIAATGHAPQWNFHKYLISRDGKTILSFENTVDPADPVLVKQIQQMLAQKP
- a CDS encoding MerR family transcriptional regulator, whose product is MQKNINIAAIERDTGLGKDTLRVWERRYGFPAPERDENGERVYAPSDLDKIRLVQRLMHQGHRPGKIMHLDIATLGAMLNLDTASNATNSTEIEIVRLLKTHQISEIHQYLRNLLIEQGLARFVTDSLSIMNTQVGDAWMQGQLAIFEEHAYSEQVQAILRATINQLSSALMPPKILLTTLPGEQHILGLLMAEAMLTLAGATCINLGAQIPVYEINAAMRAHQADVLCLSFNTAFPKNQCLQSLAELHQLLPAKATIWVGGQGVPKAKLSTGVQHIPTLSGLEPAVHNWRAR
- a CDS encoding DUF3833 domain-containing protein; the encoded protein is MNTLKLWLTGSLAMLLSSCSSAPIQSYQDEKPVLDVSQYFMGTIDGYGMFQDRSGKVVKRFHVVINAHWDNNIGTLDEHFTWSDNTTSQRIWTITKFDAHHYQGTAADVVDAAQGTAYGNALQWRYVLQLPVDGKVYNVNIDDWMYQIDESSLMNRSKMSKFGFHLGDITLYFKKRSA
- a CDS encoding NAD(P)/FAD-dependent oxidoreductase, with translation MKSIAVIGSGIAGLSAAWLLAKHHHVTLYEADDRLGGHSHSVEVTLEGKTAAVDTGFLVCNDRTYPNLLNLFAMLEIPLTASDMSFSVQIADDELAWAGTSIATLFADKRNLVRPRFWLMIKDILRFNREARRLLEDKLNQNTLEEFLVHNNYSTAFRDWYLLPMAAAIWSCPTQQMLDFPARSFIHFFDQHGLLQITNRPQWLTINGGSRNYVQRIADCLPRICLSQAVSSITRTATGVQVTSSAGTRDFDEVVLATHSDQSLAMLSDFSADESRILSAIKYQPNKAILHTDSSILPARSMWSAWNFHTKNAAPGQSPVSVTYLINQLQPLPFQTPVMVTLNPDVEIAADKIIRSFDYAHPVFDQAAITAQTQLSQIQGKNHTWFCGAWTGFGFHEDGLKSGMAVAQSLGASIPWVVSS